Proteins found in one Seonamhaeicola sp. S2-3 genomic segment:
- a CDS encoding SulP family inorganic anion transporter, whose protein sequence is MSPRRNKIKDFFKVLPKNIFSGFVVSLIALPLALGLAMASDAPPIAGIITAIVGGIIVSILGGSHVTITGPGNGLVGVLLVAITTLGLDSAYAAIVCSGVLMMALGFFRMGKLADFFPSSAIQGMLAAIGLIILGKQFHIMLAHKIAREDALEYLIEIPYTINDAIHYENKGLIFAALAGIISLSIMMFYAKLRNKYLQLVPAPMWIVILSIGFSYYFELVLHEDNPISQQYMISGIPEIQEIIATIKLPLFSKIGTISFWSSVIAITLIASIESLLSIKAVDKLDPEKRRSNVNKDLKALGLATIGSGFLGGLNVVAVIARSSVNVNNGASNRSSNFMHATFLVLFIVLFSTQLTRIPLPALMAILVYTGYKLASPKVITKIFSIGKEQLVIFFVTLFVTLKIGLITGILAGVVTTFIIHIILNKSISLFIRNVLKPNVLMYQEAQGNHDFYVSVKHFCSFLNYYKLKNKLDAVPENEDVIVDFSLCSFVDHTVMENMHDYQELFKKRGGNFDVIGLDMHDTDSKHPFALRRLLPVPNIIKNNLTRRQTSMEELAADYELLYNPKKHKEVDFLNNFLFFNTKTINHIYNQLSFKNGTINLFDIEFSEGEFIAKELIRSTMLHIKLNATIPEFTLDREGFLERVYAFAGFKDIPIQDHSDFSRRFYLLGDNEQAIKTFFNDDLIHFFESNPYYHVESNGTSLLIFGKERLASIKEIKALLDFGKRLKDVISSV, encoded by the coding sequence ATGAGCCCCAGAAGAAATAAAATAAAAGACTTTTTTAAAGTACTGCCAAAAAATATTTTTTCTGGTTTTGTGGTTAGTCTTATTGCGCTACCTTTAGCCTTAGGGTTGGCAATGGCTAGTGATGCGCCACCCATAGCGGGTATAATTACTGCAATAGTTGGTGGTATAATAGTTTCTATTTTAGGTGGTAGCCATGTTACTATTACAGGCCCAGGAAACGGACTGGTAGGTGTGCTTTTGGTGGCCATTACCACGCTTGGTTTAGATAGTGCTTATGCTGCTATAGTTTGTTCTGGTGTCCTTATGATGGCATTAGGTTTTTTTAGAATGGGAAAATTGGCCGATTTTTTTCCATCTTCTGCCATTCAAGGTATGCTTGCCGCTATTGGTCTTATCATCCTTGGAAAACAATTTCATATAATGCTTGCTCATAAAATTGCAAGAGAAGACGCTTTAGAATACCTTATTGAAATTCCTTATACAATAAATGATGCTATTCATTACGAAAATAAAGGCCTCATTTTTGCTGCCCTAGCTGGAATTATCAGTTTATCTATCATGATGTTTTATGCTAAACTTAGAAATAAGTATTTACAACTGGTACCAGCTCCTATGTGGATTGTTATTCTTTCTATTGGATTTAGTTATTATTTTGAACTCGTACTACACGAAGATAATCCCATTTCACAACAATATATGATTTCTGGAATTCCTGAAATTCAAGAAATTATTGCTACTATAAAATTGCCATTATTTTCTAAAATTGGCACAATATCATTTTGGTCTAGCGTAATAGCTATCACTTTAATTGCAAGTATAGAATCGCTTTTAAGTATTAAAGCGGTTGATAAACTAGACCCAGAAAAACGGCGCTCTAACGTAAACAAAGATTTAAAAGCATTAGGTTTAGCCACTATTGGTAGTGGTTTTTTAGGCGGTCTTAACGTTGTTGCTGTTATTGCAAGAAGCTCTGTAAATGTTAATAATGGCGCTAGTAATAGATCTTCAAATTTTATGCATGCTACTTTTTTAGTGTTATTTATTGTTCTGTTTAGTACCCAATTAACACGCATTCCTTTACCTGCATTAATGGCTATTTTAGTATATACCGGCTACAAATTGGCATCGCCTAAAGTTATTACTAAAATTTTCTCTATTGGTAAAGAACAGCTTGTTATCTTTTTTGTGACACTGTTTGTAACTCTTAAAATTGGCTTAATAACGGGTATTTTGGCTGGTGTTGTTACTACATTTATTATTCATATTATTCTTAATAAAAGCATTTCATTATTTATAAGAAACGTATTAAAACCAAATGTTTTAATGTATCAGGAGGCTCAAGGTAATCATGATTTCTATGTAAGCGTAAAACACTTTTGCAGCTTTTTAAATTATTATAAACTAAAAAATAAATTAGATGCTGTTCCAGAAAATGAAGATGTTATTGTAGATTTTTCACTGTGTAGTTTTGTTGATCATACTGTTATGGAAAACATGCATGATTACCAAGAATTATTTAAAAAACGTGGCGGTAATTTTGATGTTATTGGTTTAGATATGCATGATACTGATTCTAAACACCCTTTTGCTTTAAGAAGATTACTGCCAGTACCTAACATTATAAAAAATAACTTAACGCGCCGTCAAACCAGTATGGAAGAGTTGGCTGCAGACTATGAATTACTATACAACCCTAAAAAACATAAAGAAGTAGATTTCTTAAACAATTTCTTATTTTTTAACACCAAAACCATAAACCATATTTACAACCAACTATCTTTTAAAAATGGTACAATAAATTTATTTGATATTGAATTTTCTGAGGGCGAATTTATAGCCAAAGAGCTTATAAGATCTACTATGCTACACATAAAACTAAATGCTACCATTCCTGAGTTTACACTAGATAGAGAAGGTTTTTTAGAACGTGTTTACGCCTTTGCTGGCTTTAAAGATATCCCCATTCAAGACCATTCTGATTTTTCAAGACGTTTCTATTTATTAGGAGATAATGAACAGGCTATAAAAACATTTTTTAATGATGATTTAATTCACTTTTTTGAAAGCAACCCCTACTACCACGTAGAATCTAACGGAACATCTTTGTTAATTTTTGGTAAAGAACGTTTAGCTAGTATTAAAGAAATTAAAGCCCTTTTAGATTTCGGAAAACGCCTTAAAGATGTAATTTCATCTGTTTAA
- a CDS encoding MBL fold metallo-hydrolase, which yields MNLYPINAGNFKLDGGAMFGVVPKSLWQKTNPADANNMIDLTARCLLIEDGNRLILIDNGMGNKQSDKFFGYYHLWGDYSLNKSLKEYGFHKDDITDVFLTHLHFDHCGGSIQWNKDKTGYEPAFKNAHFWSNKNHWEWATKPNRREKASFLKENILPMEESGQLKFTAVPNTDTLKNSELNFDIFFVDGHTDKQMIPIINYKGKTIVFMADLLPTVGHLPIPYVMGYDTRPLLTLNEKEKFLNLAAKNNYYLFLEHDAHNEIITVKQTEKGVRLKATYTTQEIFN from the coding sequence ATGAATTTATACCCTATAAATGCTGGGAATTTTAAGTTAGATGGAGGTGCCATGTTTGGGGTAGTTCCTAAATCTTTATGGCAAAAAACCAATCCCGCAGATGCCAATAATATGATTGATTTAACAGCGCGTTGTTTGCTTATTGAAGACGGTAACAGGCTAATATTAATAGACAACGGCATGGGCAATAAACAATCTGATAAATTTTTTGGATACTATCACCTTTGGGGCGATTATTCTTTAAACAAATCTTTAAAAGAATATGGTTTTCATAAAGATGATATTACAGATGTGTTTTTAACCCATCTTCACTTTGATCATTGCGGAGGTAGCATTCAGTGGAATAAAGATAAAACAGGTTATGAACCCGCTTTTAAAAACGCGCACTTTTGGAGTAATAAAAACCATTGGGAGTGGGCTACCAAACCTAACCGACGAGAAAAAGCTTCTTTTTTAAAAGAAAACATTTTACCAATGGAAGAAAGCGGACAGCTAAAATTTACAGCTGTTCCAAACACCGATACCTTAAAAAACTCAGAGTTAAATTTTGATATCTTTTTTGTTGATGGACATACCGATAAACAAATGATTCCTATAATTAACTACAAAGGAAAAACCATTGTTTTTATGGCAGATTTATTGCCAACCGTTGGGCATTTACCCATTCCTTACGTTATGGGTTATGACACACGTCCTTTATTAACATTAAACGAAAAAGAAAAATTTCTTAACCTAGCAGCAAAAAATAACTATTACCTATTCTTAGAGCATGATGCACATAACGAAATAATAACCGTAAAACAAACAGAAAAAGGCGTTAGGCTAAAAGCCACATACACAACGCAAGAAATATTCAATTAA